From one Rubrobacter xylanophilus genomic stretch:
- a CDS encoding endonuclease/exonuclease/phosphatase family protein, which produces MYPLRVMTFNVRGAYHLDGRNVWRRRRGLNARIIREASPDLIGFQELQRGNLGFYERELPSYRHMLGPAYENHPPRAYNAIFWNPELLELAESGGFWLSETPERFSRSWGSRQVRSAHWARFRAVPEGPEFVHLNTHLDHVSGEARRQGSRLITGWLGEVRLPVLVTGDFNCNPGSKTYEIFASAGFSDVHRRAGNPPENTFHRFMGEGYGSAKEGRIDWILVRDGAGARWEVLSCRTVRDCEPPLYPSDHYPVVADLALSPGV; this is translated from the coding sequence GTGTACCCGCTGCGGGTGATGACCTTCAACGTCCGGGGCGCGTACCACCTGGACGGCCGCAACGTGTGGCGTCGCCGCCGGGGGCTGAACGCGAGGATCATCCGGGAGGCCTCTCCGGACCTGATCGGCTTCCAGGAGCTGCAGCGGGGCAATCTGGGCTTCTACGAGCGGGAGTTGCCCTCCTACCGGCACATGCTCGGCCCGGCGTACGAGAACCACCCTCCGCGCGCGTACAACGCCATCTTCTGGAACCCTGAGCTCCTCGAGCTCGCGGAGAGCGGGGGCTTCTGGCTGTCGGAGACCCCGGAGCGGTTCTCGCGCTCCTGGGGCTCCCGGCAGGTGCGCTCGGCGCACTGGGCGCGCTTTCGCGCTGTTCCGGAAGGGCCCGAGTTCGTGCACCTCAACACCCACCTCGACCACGTGAGCGGCGAGGCCCGCCGGCAGGGCAGCCGGCTCATCACCGGGTGGCTTGGGGAGGTCCGGTTGCCCGTGCTCGTGACCGGCGACTTCAACTGCAACCCCGGCTCGAAGACCTACGAGATCTTCGCCTCGGCGGGCTTCTCCGACGTGCACCGCAGGGCCGGGAACCCCCCGGAGAACACCTTCCACCGCTTCATGGGCGAAGGGTACGGCTCCGCAAAAGAGGGGAGGATCGACTGGATCCTCGTGCGCGACGGGGCCGGGGCGCGTTGGGAGGTTCTCTCCTGCCGGACCGTGCGTGACTGCGAGCCCCCGCTCTACCCCAGCGACCACTACCCCGTGGTCGCCGATCTCGCGCTCTCGCCCGGTGTTTAA
- the pstC gene encoding phosphate ABC transporter permease subunit PstC gives MNPLKRLRRGNPGDALFGVVAVLFGLSILAIMAGIIFQLWIQSSAARQEFGWSFLWSTEYDPQAEEYGALVFVYGTLVTAAIAILLAGPVGVGIAAYLVEIAPPRLNRFVGFMVELLAAIPSIVYGIWGFFVLAPFLREYVVPVIQASPLGWLPIFGGTFFGPTVFTASIVLAVMILPTVAAVSRDVIGAVPRDQREGMLALGATRWEMFRWAVLPYARNGVLGAIILGLGRAAGETMAVTFIIGNKPQIFTSLFDQGATIASQIAAQFPEAGGILLSVLIELGLVLFVITIIINVGARLLVYLLSGAPKGGVRV, from the coding sequence TTGAACCCCTTGAAGCGCCTGCGGCGGGGAAACCCCGGGGACGCCCTCTTCGGCGTCGTGGCGGTCCTCTTCGGGCTCTCCATCCTGGCGATAATGGCCGGGATCATCTTCCAGCTCTGGATACAGAGCTCTGCCGCCCGGCAGGAGTTCGGCTGGAGTTTTCTGTGGAGCACCGAGTACGACCCGCAGGCCGAGGAGTACGGGGCGCTCGTCTTCGTCTACGGCACGCTGGTGACCGCGGCGATCGCCATCCTGCTGGCCGGCCCCGTAGGGGTGGGGATCGCCGCCTACCTCGTCGAGATAGCCCCTCCCCGGCTCAACCGGTTCGTGGGTTTCATGGTGGAGCTGCTCGCGGCCATCCCCTCGATCGTCTACGGGATCTGGGGGTTCTTCGTGCTCGCCCCGTTCCTCAGGGAGTACGTGGTGCCGGTGATACAGGCCTCCCCCCTGGGGTGGCTGCCGATCTTCGGCGGCACCTTCTTCGGGCCGACCGTCTTCACCGCGAGCATCGTGCTCGCGGTGATGATCTTGCCGACCGTGGCGGCCGTCTCCCGGGACGTCATCGGGGCGGTGCCGCGCGACCAGCGGGAGGGGATGCTCGCTCTGGGGGCGACCCGGTGGGAGATGTTCCGCTGGGCCGTCCTTCCCTATGCACGCAACGGGGTGCTCGGCGCCATCATCCTGGGGCTGGGCCGGGCCGCCGGGGAGACCATGGCCGTGACCTTCATCATCGGGAACAAGCCGCAGATCTTCACCTCGCTCTTCGACCAGGGGGCGACCATAGCCAGCCAGATCGCCGCCCAGTTCCCGGAAGCCGGGGGCATCCTGCTCTCTGTGCTCATCGAGTTGGGGCTGGTGCTCTTCGTGATCACGATAATCATCAACGTGGGGGCGCGCCTTCTGGTCTACCTTCTGAGCGGGGCGCCGAAGGGGGGTGTGAGGGTGTGA
- the pstS gene encoding phosphate ABC transporter substrate-binding protein PstS, which produces MSELRGWKLVCAGVALSSMLLAGCATVDESASQDTSGSSGGGEVAQRINGAGSSFVAPFMDSVAGQLAQEEGIEVNYQSIGSSGGREQFIQKTVAFGASDEPMSDEEMQEAGGNPLHIAAVGGAVVPVYNLEGVESGLNFTGEVLADIYLGNITRWNDPAIAELNPDAQLPDAKIAVVHRSDGSGTTNIWTSYLAAVSPKWESGPGAGGEIKWPTGIGGDGNEGVAGLVKQTPNSIGYVGLEYAVQNDLTYGNVGEQGAFVEPSVESARAAIAAVGDEIPEDLRFTVSSANPQGEGVYPITGLTWVLVRQQMDDLAQCKAVARTAWYLTHEGQELAPDLNYVPLPENIVSRDEELIRSMEAEGQKCYTE; this is translated from the coding sequence TTGAGCGAACTCAGGGGGTGGAAGCTGGTCTGCGCCGGGGTGGCGCTCTCCTCCATGCTTCTCGCGGGTTGCGCGACGGTGGACGAGTCCGCGTCTCAGGACACGAGTGGTAGCTCTGGAGGTGGGGAGGTCGCCCAGCGGATAAACGGTGCTGGTTCTTCGTTCGTTGCGCCGTTCATGGACTCGGTTGCCGGGCAGCTGGCCCAGGAGGAAGGGATAGAGGTCAACTACCAGTCCATCGGCTCCAGCGGCGGCCGCGAGCAGTTCATCCAGAAGACCGTCGCCTTCGGCGCCTCGGACGAGCCGATGAGCGATGAGGAGATGCAGGAGGCCGGCGGTAACCCGCTCCACATCGCGGCCGTGGGCGGAGCGGTGGTCCCCGTGTACAACCTGGAGGGCGTCGAGAGCGGGCTCAACTTCACCGGGGAGGTGCTCGCGGACATCTACCTTGGCAACATCACCCGCTGGAACGACCCGGCCATAGCCGAGCTCAACCCCGACGCTCAGCTGCCGGACGCCAAGATAGCGGTCGTCCACCGCTCCGACGGCTCCGGCACCACCAACATCTGGACCAGCTACCTGGCCGCGGTCAGCCCCAAGTGGGAGAGCGGTCCCGGCGCGGGCGGCGAGATAAAGTGGCCCACCGGCATCGGCGGCGACGGCAACGAGGGCGTGGCCGGGCTCGTCAAGCAGACCCCCAACTCCATCGGTTACGTGGGGCTGGAGTACGCGGTGCAGAACGACCTCACCTACGGCAACGTCGGCGAGCAGGGGGCCTTCGTCGAGCCCAGCGTCGAGAGCGCCCGGGCGGCCATAGCGGCGGTCGGGGACGAGATCCCCGAGGACCTCAGGTTCACCGTCTCCTCGGCCAACCCGCAGGGGGAGGGGGTCTACCCGATCACCGGCCTCACCTGGGTGCTCGTGCGCCAGCAGATGGACGACCTGGCGCAGTGCAAAGCCGTGGCCCGGACCGCCTGGTACCTCACCCACGAGGGGCAGGAGCTCGCCCCGGACCTCAACTACGTGCCGCTCCCAGAGAACATCGTCTCCCGGGACGAGGAGCTGATCCGGAGCATGGAGGCCGAAGGGCAGAAGTGCTACACGGAGTAG
- a CDS encoding M23 family metallopeptidase gives MSGFGWTRLAYLLAVLAVLTALVRLAEPASPGGTGEPERVGWSAEDPAPESTASEPREPPRGDVVSAPRASSRDPASAPAYAAVSRRKSPPVFYRPVRREPAGSPSADRPTPAPQGPADRVCRSVGQVPEGVRIVFPVPEEHSGSYEDTWGAPRPQGGHEGTDLMVPEGTPLYAMTAGTVVPVAGSNGNGWNTLGGYAVMIRAYHSIGPVREGDLFYYAHLRERSPLDIGGRVRPGEVVGFAGDTGEGPEGTRGRFPPHLHLGWYDGGGGRSQLASGAMNPYPLLEWIREHGGSISGGSDARYCIAPQEGPPVPSVGGTGWLYPDSPGERPDLDTGSSSPHPSPVVRRPRSSAERAPVVEKVPSPRKERPQLPNRSSPEPEERPRPPSPPEKTAGAVFPEKTETTTASRRLPAPSLPSAQEIREWVLTLIPRPSKEPDRTPPERAGELTAPERAPAEPCGRHRPCREDTEPESRQKKPRRAAAGEEETTAPETAPESATTGGETTASEAGDEPTSSGEGETTAPESGPATQAPRESPPDPAP, from the coding sequence GTGTCCGGGTTCGGCTGGACCAGGCTGGCCTATCTTCTGGCGGTGCTGGCGGTGCTCACCGCGCTGGTGAGGCTGGCCGAGCCGGCTTCTCCTGGGGGGACCGGCGAACCCGAGCGGGTGGGCTGGAGCGCCGAAGATCCCGCCCCGGAGAGCACCGCCTCTGAGCCCCGCGAACCGCCGCGGGGTGATGTGGTGTCCGCGCCCCGCGCCTCCTCCCGGGACCCCGCTTCGGCCCCCGCCTACGCCGCCGTGAGCCGCCGCAAGTCCCCGCCGGTCTTCTACCGGCCGGTGCGGCGGGAACCGGCAGGCTCCCCCTCCGCCGACCGTCCGACACCGGCGCCGCAAGGTCCGGCGGATCGGGTATGCCGCAGCGTAGGACAGGTGCCGGAGGGGGTGAGGATCGTCTTCCCGGTCCCCGAGGAACACTCCGGTTCCTACGAGGACACCTGGGGCGCCCCGCGGCCGCAGGGTGGCCATGAGGGGACGGACCTGATGGTCCCGGAAGGGACCCCGCTCTACGCCATGACCGCCGGTACGGTCGTGCCGGTCGCCGGCTCCAACGGCAACGGCTGGAACACCCTGGGTGGGTACGCGGTGATGATCCGGGCCTACCACTCCATAGGCCCCGTTCGGGAGGGAGACCTCTTCTACTACGCCCACCTCCGCGAGCGAAGCCCGCTGGATATCGGCGGCCGGGTGCGTCCCGGGGAGGTGGTGGGCTTCGCCGGGGACACCGGTGAGGGCCCGGAGGGAACCCGGGGACGCTTCCCGCCCCACCTCCACCTCGGCTGGTACGACGGTGGTGGCGGCCGCTCGCAGCTCGCCTCCGGTGCGATGAACCCCTACCCGCTGCTCGAGTGGATCCGGGAGCACGGCGGCTCTATCTCGGGAGGCTCCGACGCCCGCTACTGCATCGCTCCGCAAGAGGGGCCGCCGGTGCCGTCCGTGGGCGGGACCGGCTGGCTCTACCCCGACTCCCCCGGCGAGCGCCCGGATCTGGACACCGGTTCTTCGAGTCCGCACCCGAGCCCGGTAGTCCGGAGGCCCCGAAGCTCCGCCGAGCGGGCGCCGGTCGTGGAGAAGGTTCCCTCCCCCCGGAAGGAGCGCCCCCAGCTTCCGAACCGGTCCTCTCCGGAGCCGGAGGAGAGACCACGACCCCCCTCTCCCCCGGAGAAGACCGCCGGGGCTGTGTTCCCCGAGAAGACGGAGACGACCACCGCTTCCCGGCGATTGCCGGCTCCCTCCCTGCCCTCGGCACAGGAGATCCGGGAGTGGGTGCTGACCCTGATCCCCCGACCCTCCAAGGAGCCGGACCGTACGCCGCCGGAGAGAGCCGGCGAGCTCACCGCTCCGGAGAGAGCTCCGGCGGAGCCCTGCGGCCGACATCGACCTTGCCGGGAGGACACGGAGCCCGAGTCCCGGCAGAAGAAACCCCGCAGAGCCGCCGCAGGCGAAGAAGAAACCACCGCCCCAGAGACCGCGCCGGAGAGCGCCACGACCGGGGGAGAGACCACCGCTTCGGAGGCGGGCGACGAGCCCACGTCCTCCGGGGAGGGAGAGACTACCGCTCCGGAGAGCGGCCCCGCGACTCAAGCTCCGAGAGAATCTCCTCCCGATCCCGCCCCTTGA
- the guaA gene encoding glutamine-hydrolyzing GMP synthase has product MIVVLDFGGQYAQLIARRVREARVFSELLPHDTPVEEIRRKDPEGIILSGGPNSVYEEGAPRVDPALFELGVPVLGICYGMQLMALMLGGEVRAVQIREYGRSELEVMEHGKLFSGTPDEQTVWTSHGDAVLAAPPGFRVTARTPSVPILAFEEPSRGLYGVQFHPEVRHTEYGMEILKNFLFEACGCAPEWTPVNIVTEAVERIRRQVGDARAICALSGGVDSATAAMLVHRAIGENLTCVFVDHGLLRQNEAEQVVEAFRREAGLPLVHVDARERFLDRLAGVTDPEAKRKIVGEEFIRVFEEQAREIEDARFLVQGTLYSDVIESGTRDAARIKSHHNVGGLPEVMDLELVEPLRNLFKDEVRVVAAELGMPERLVWRQPFPGPGLAIRIIGEVTAERLEILRRADAVLQDEIRAAGYYRRLWQSFAVLPAVQSVGVMGDARTYAYPIVIRAVTSDDAMTADWARLPYDLLERISNRIINEVPGVNRVALDITSKPPGTIEWE; this is encoded by the coding sequence TTGATCGTCGTCCTGGACTTCGGGGGGCAGTACGCCCAGCTCATCGCCCGGCGCGTGCGGGAGGCCCGGGTCTTCAGCGAGCTCCTGCCCCACGACACCCCTGTCGAGGAGATAAGGCGCAAAGATCCCGAGGGGATCATCCTCTCCGGCGGTCCGAACAGCGTCTACGAGGAGGGGGCCCCGCGGGTGGACCCGGCCCTCTTCGAGCTCGGGGTGCCGGTTCTGGGCATCTGCTACGGGATGCAGCTGATGGCCCTCATGCTCGGCGGGGAGGTGAGGGCCGTGCAGATCCGGGAGTACGGCCGCTCGGAGCTGGAGGTCATGGAGCACGGAAAGCTCTTCTCCGGTACCCCCGACGAGCAGACCGTCTGGACGAGCCATGGCGACGCGGTGCTCGCCGCGCCGCCGGGCTTCCGGGTGACCGCGCGCACGCCCTCCGTCCCCATACTGGCCTTCGAGGAGCCCTCCAGGGGGCTCTACGGGGTGCAGTTCCACCCCGAGGTGCGGCACACCGAGTACGGGATGGAGATCCTGAAGAACTTCCTCTTCGAGGCGTGCGGCTGCGCGCCGGAGTGGACCCCGGTCAATATCGTCACCGAGGCGGTCGAGCGCATCCGGCGGCAGGTCGGGGATGCCAGGGCGATCTGCGCCCTCTCCGGCGGGGTGGACTCGGCCACCGCCGCCATGCTCGTCCACCGGGCCATCGGGGAGAACCTCACCTGCGTCTTCGTGGACCACGGTTTGCTGCGGCAGAACGAGGCGGAGCAGGTGGTGGAGGCCTTCCGGCGGGAGGCCGGGCTCCCGCTCGTCCACGTGGACGCGAGGGAGCGCTTCCTGGATAGGCTCGCCGGGGTCACCGACCCGGAGGCGAAGCGCAAGATCGTCGGCGAGGAGTTCATCCGGGTTTTCGAGGAGCAGGCACGGGAGATAGAGGACGCCCGCTTTCTGGTGCAGGGGACGCTCTACTCGGACGTGATCGAGAGCGGCACCCGCGACGCCGCCAGGATAAAGAGCCACCACAACGTCGGCGGGCTGCCGGAGGTGATGGACCTGGAGCTCGTCGAGCCCCTGCGTAACCTCTTCAAGGACGAGGTGCGGGTCGTGGCCGCCGAGCTCGGGATGCCCGAGCGTCTGGTCTGGCGCCAGCCGTTCCCCGGGCCGGGACTCGCCATCCGGATAATAGGTGAGGTGACGGCCGAGAGGCTCGAGATCCTGCGCCGGGCCGACGCCGTGTTGCAGGACGAGATCCGCGCCGCCGGCTACTACCGCAGGCTCTGGCAGAGCTTCGCCGTCCTGCCCGCGGTGCAGTCGGTCGGGGTGATGGGTGACGCCCGCACCTACGCCTACCCGATCGTAATCCGGGCCGTCACCTCCGACGACGCGATGACGGCCGACTGGGCCCGCCTGCCGTACGACCTCCTGGAGCGCATCTCGAACCGCATCATAAACGAGGTGCCCGGGGTGAACCGGGTGGCGCTCGACATAACCAGCAAGCCCCCTGGCACCATCGAGTGGGAGTGA
- the pstB gene encoding phosphate ABC transporter ATP-binding protein PstB, with protein MRRGDDAPAVMTVEGLNMYYGSFMALKDVSMIIRRNRITALIGPSGCGKSTFIRSLNRMHEIVPGARVEGRVTLDGEDIYAPEVDPVRVRRRVGMVFQKPNPFPTMSIYDNVIAGLKLGRKRKKSELDEIVERTLRQAALWDEVKNKLGESGTSLSGGQQQRLCIARTLALEPEVILMDEPASALDPVSTQKIEDAMLELKEQYTVVIVTHNMQQAARVSDYTGFFFIEDMGQPGQLWEFGETEKIFSNPDRKETEDYVTGRFG; from the coding sequence ATGAGGAGAGGTGACGACGCCCCCGCCGTGATGACGGTGGAGGGCCTCAACATGTACTACGGCTCCTTCATGGCCCTCAAGGACGTCAGCATGATCATCCGCAGAAACCGGATCACCGCCCTCATCGGCCCCTCCGGATGCGGCAAGAGCACCTTCATCCGCAGTCTGAACCGGATGCACGAGATCGTCCCGGGCGCCCGGGTGGAGGGAAGGGTGACGCTGGACGGCGAGGACATCTATGCCCCGGAGGTGGACCCGGTGCGGGTCCGGCGGCGGGTGGGGATGGTCTTCCAGAAGCCCAACCCGTTCCCCACCATGTCCATCTACGACAACGTGATCGCCGGGCTCAAGCTGGGGCGCAAGCGGAAGAAGAGCGAGCTGGACGAGATCGTGGAGCGGACGCTGCGGCAGGCGGCGCTGTGGGACGAGGTGAAGAACAAGCTGGGCGAGAGCGGGACCTCCCTCTCCGGCGGCCAGCAGCAGCGGCTGTGCATCGCCCGGACGCTGGCGCTGGAACCGGAGGTGATCCTGATGGACGAGCCCGCCTCGGCGCTGGACCCGGTCTCCACCCAGAAGATCGAGGACGCGATGCTGGAGCTCAAGGAGCAGTACACGGTGGTGATCGTCACCCACAACATGCAGCAGGCGGCCCGGGTCTCGGACTACACGGGGTTCTTCTTCATCGAGGACATGGGCCAGCCGGGCCAGCTCTGGGAGTTCGGCGAGACGGAGAAGATCTTCTCCAACCCCGACAGGAAGGAGACGGAGGACTACGTGACGGGCAGGTTCGGTTAG
- the pstA gene encoding phosphate ABC transporter permease PstA, whose translation MSRRPLAEATTRYRRRKLIDRLMTVLAYLCTAAAIVPLTWIVIYVIYRGLGAWDVEFFTALPQLYGDGGGVRNGIVGTLLIVGMATLMGVPVGIMAGIYLAEYGSNRLGGVVRFMADTLTGVPSIVVGLFAFGVVVVSMGGFNAFAGAFALAIMMVPVITRTTEEILRLVPNSIREASLALGIPRWKTILRVVVPTALSGIVTGVLLAVARVAGETAPLILTILGTNFPISLNPFEGPSTTLSLQIYQLAGQPSPQVVEVAWGAALLLVLMVLGLSLVARLIFRGNAHTRF comes from the coding sequence GTGAGCAGGAGGCCACTGGCAGAGGCCACGACCCGCTACAGGCGCAGGAAGCTCATAGACCGCCTCATGACGGTGCTCGCCTACCTGTGCACCGCGGCCGCCATAGTCCCGCTGACCTGGATCGTAATCTACGTGATCTACCGGGGCCTCGGGGCCTGGGATGTGGAGTTCTTCACCGCCCTGCCCCAGCTCTACGGCGACGGTGGAGGGGTGCGCAACGGGATCGTCGGCACCCTCCTCATCGTCGGGATGGCCACCCTGATGGGGGTGCCCGTGGGGATCATGGCCGGCATCTACCTCGCCGAGTACGGGAGCAACCGCCTCGGAGGGGTGGTGCGCTTCATGGCGGATACCCTCACCGGCGTCCCCTCGATCGTGGTCGGCCTGTTCGCCTTCGGGGTCGTCGTGGTGAGCATGGGAGGGTTCAACGCCTTCGCCGGGGCCTTCGCGCTGGCGATCATGATGGTCCCGGTCATCACCCGGACGACCGAGGAGATCCTGCGTCTGGTCCCCAACTCCATCCGGGAGGCCTCGCTGGCCCTCGGCATCCCGCGCTGGAAGACGATCCTGCGGGTGGTGGTCCCCACCGCGCTGAGCGGCATCGTGACCGGGGTGCTGCTCGCGGTGGCCCGGGTGGCCGGGGAGACGGCGCCGCTCATCCTCACCATCCTGGGGACCAACTTCCCCATAAGCCTCAACCCCTTCGAGGGGCCCTCCACGACGCTCTCGTTGCAGATCTACCAGCTCGCCGGACAGCCCTCGCCGCAGGTGGTGGAGGTGGCCTGGGGGGCGGCGCTGCTGCTGGTACTGATGGTGCTGGGCCTGAGCCTGGTGGCGCGGTTGATCTTCCGGGGCAACGCGCACACCAGGTTCTAG
- a CDS encoding GuaB3 family IMP dehydrogenase-related protein has product MDIEIGKGKTARRAYGLDEIAIVPSRRTRDPEDVDISWNLGDLHLDLPCLASALDAAVDPTTAGIIGELGGLAVLNLEGIQTRYEDPEPVFEEIASLPQEKATRVMQEIYSEPVKEELIFRRVQEIKDKGVIAAASLTPQRVERYHRAAIEAGLDVLVIQGTVVSAEHVSRQVKPLNLMEFIPSLNVPVVVGGCASYSTALHLMRTGAVGVLVGVGPGRICTTRGVLGVGVPQATAIADAAAARTRHYMETGQYVNVIADGGMRTGGDIAKAVACGADAVMLGTAFARAEEAPGRGYSWGMATFHPTLPRGTRIKTGTVGTLEEILLGPAHENDGTLNLMGALRTSMATTGYQNIKEFQKAEVMVAPALATEGKLEQFSQRVGMGR; this is encoded by the coding sequence ATGGACATCGAGATCGGGAAGGGAAAGACGGCCCGTCGGGCCTACGGGCTGGATGAGATCGCCATAGTACCCAGTCGTCGTACGCGCGATCCCGAGGACGTGGACATCTCCTGGAATTTGGGGGATCTGCACCTCGACCTGCCGTGCCTGGCGAGCGCGCTCGATGCGGCGGTGGATCCCACCACGGCCGGAATCATAGGGGAGCTCGGGGGGCTTGCGGTGCTCAATCTGGAGGGCATCCAGACCCGCTACGAGGATCCCGAGCCCGTCTTCGAGGAGATCGCGAGCCTGCCGCAGGAGAAGGCCACCCGGGTGATGCAGGAGATCTACTCCGAGCCTGTGAAGGAGGAGCTGATCTTCCGGCGGGTGCAGGAGATAAAGGACAAAGGGGTCATCGCCGCCGCCTCCCTGACCCCGCAGCGGGTCGAGAGGTATCACCGGGCGGCCATAGAGGCCGGGCTGGACGTGCTCGTCATCCAGGGCACGGTGGTCTCCGCCGAGCACGTCTCCCGGCAGGTCAAACCGCTGAACCTCATGGAGTTCATCCCCTCGCTGAACGTGCCCGTGGTGGTCGGCGGCTGCGCCAGCTACTCGACGGCGCTGCACCTCATGCGCACCGGCGCGGTCGGGGTGCTGGTGGGGGTGGGGCCAGGGCGCATCTGCACCACCCGGGGCGTGCTCGGGGTGGGGGTTCCGCAGGCCACCGCCATCGCCGACGCCGCGGCGGCCCGCACCCGGCACTACATGGAGACCGGCCAGTACGTCAACGTCATCGCCGACGGCGGGATGCGCACCGGGGGGGACATAGCCAAAGCCGTGGCCTGCGGGGCCGACGCCGTGATGCTCGGCACCGCCTTCGCCCGGGCCGAGGAGGCGCCGGGGAGGGGCTACTCCTGGGGGATGGCCACCTTCCATCCCACCCTTCCCCGGGGGACCAGGATCAAGACCGGGACCGTGGGCACCCTGGAGGAGATCCTGCTCGGCCCCGCCCACGAGAACGACGGTACGCTGAACCTGATGGGCGCGCTGCGCACCAGCATGGCCACCACCGGCTACCAGAACATCAAGGAGTTCCAGAAGGCCGAGGTCATGGTGGCCCCCGCGCTCGCCACGGAGGGCAAGCTGGAGCAGTTCTCCCAGCGGGTGGGGATGGGCCGGTAG
- the groL gene encoding chaperonin GroEL (60 kDa chaperone family; promotes refolding of misfolded polypeptides especially under stressful conditions; forms two stacked rings of heptamers to form a barrel-shaped 14mer; ends can be capped by GroES; misfolded proteins enter the barrel where they are refolded when GroES binds), translated as MAHKELKFNTEARQALERGVNKLADAVKVTLGPKGQYVVLDKKFGSPTITNDGVTIAREIELEDIFENQGAQLLKEVATKTNDVAGDGTTTATVLAQVIVREGLKNVAAGANPVILRNGIEKAVEKAVEAIREQAKEISGKDEIARVGAISARSEEVGDVIAEAIDKVGKDGVVNVEEGQTLGIDLEFTEGMQFDKGYLSPYFVTDQDRMEAVLEDPYILIANQKISNVQDLLPLLNQVMQANKPLLIIAEDVEGEALATLIVNKLRGTFQSAAVKAPGFGDRRKRMMEDIAILTGGEVITEELGLKLENTQLSQLGRARKVVVTKDDTTIVDGAGDPEQIKGRINQIKAELETTDSDFDREKLQERLAKLAGGVAVIKVGAATETELKEKKHRVEDALSATRAALEEGIVPGGGVALLKAQKAVGELLDELDGDERTGARIVYRALEEPIRQIAENAGADGSIVVDKVRAQGDSIGFNALTGGYEDLVAAGVIDPAMVTRSALQNAASIAGLLVTTDVVVAEPEEEQPAMPGGGGMGGMM; from the coding sequence GTGGCGCACAAGGAATTGAAGTTCAACACCGAGGCGCGGCAGGCTCTGGAGAGGGGTGTGAACAAGCTCGCCGACGCGGTCAAGGTCACGCTCGGTCCGAAGGGCCAGTACGTGGTACTTGACAAGAAGTTCGGTTCGCCGACGATCACCAACGACGGGGTGACGATCGCGCGGGAGATCGAGCTCGAGGACATCTTCGAGAACCAGGGTGCGCAGCTTCTGAAGGAGGTTGCCACCAAGACCAACGACGTGGCCGGCGACGGGACCACCACGGCGACGGTTCTGGCGCAGGTCATCGTTCGGGAGGGGCTCAAGAACGTCGCGGCGGGGGCCAACCCGGTCATCCTGCGCAACGGCATAGAGAAGGCCGTCGAGAAGGCGGTCGAGGCGATCCGGGAGCAGGCCAAGGAGATCTCCGGCAAGGACGAGATCGCCCGGGTGGGTGCGATCTCCGCGCGCAGCGAGGAGGTCGGCGACGTAATCGCCGAGGCGATCGACAAGGTCGGCAAGGACGGTGTGGTCAACGTCGAGGAGGGGCAGACCCTCGGCATCGACCTCGAGTTCACCGAGGGCATGCAGTTCGACAAGGGCTACCTCTCGCCGTACTTCGTCACCGACCAGGATCGGATGGAGGCGGTGCTCGAGGATCCCTACATCCTCATCGCCAACCAGAAGATCAGCAACGTCCAGGACCTGCTGCCGCTCCTCAACCAGGTGATGCAGGCCAACAAGCCGCTTTTGATCATCGCCGAGGACGTCGAGGGCGAGGCGCTGGCGACCCTGATCGTCAACAAGCTGCGTGGCACCTTCCAGTCCGCGGCGGTCAAGGCCCCGGGCTTCGGTGACCGCAGGAAGAGGATGATGGAGGACATCGCCATCCTCACCGGCGGCGAGGTCATCACCGAGGAGCTCGGGCTCAAGCTGGAGAACACCCAACTCTCGCAGCTCGGCCGGGCCCGCAAGGTCGTGGTCACCAAGGACGACACCACCATCGTCGACGGTGCCGGCGACCCCGAGCAGATAAAGGGCCGGATCAACCAGATCAAGGCCGAGCTGGAGACCACCGACTCCGACTTCGATCGCGAGAAGCTGCAGGAGCGGCTGGCCAAGCTCGCCGGCGGCGTGGCGGTCATCAAGGTCGGCGCGGCGACCGAGACGGAGCTGAAGGAGAAGAAGCACCGCGTCGAGGATGCCCTCTCCGCCACCCGGGCGGCGCTCGAGGAGGGTATCGTCCCCGGTGGCGGCGTGGCGCTCCTGAAGGCCCAGAAGGCCGTCGGTGAGCTGCTCGACGAGCTCGACGGCGACGAGCGGACCGGGGCGCGCATCGTCTACCGGGCGCTGGAGGAGCCGATCCGCCAGATCGCCGAGAACGCCGGCGCCGACGGCTCCATCGTGGTGGACAAGGTGCGCGCCCAGGGCGACTCCATCGGCTTCAACGCCCTCACCGGCGGCTACGAGGACCTGGTCGCCGCGGGCGTCATCGACCCCGCCATGGTCACCCGCTCCGCGCTGCAGAACGCGGCCTCCATCGCGGGCCTGCTGGTCACCACCGACGTGGTGGTCGCCGAGCCCGAGGAGGAGCAGCCCGCGATGCCCGGCGGTGGCGGCATGGGCGGCATGATGTAG